In the Micromonospora narathiwatensis genome, one interval contains:
- a CDS encoding glycoside hydrolase family 3 protein, with the protein MFRVSTTPRRTFVALVVLTALLVSGCAGEPDGSRPEPIPTDPAARAAALVRTLADEDLVGQVLMPYAYGSSATQVSPASAAGNQELAGVDTPAEMVARYRLGGVILVGFSADDPTAGNQVTTNVDNPAQVRELTTGLREAAGKLAAGPAPFLIGTDQEHGVVTRIADGVTLLPSPLAAGAAGDPALTEAAWRAAGAELAAMGINMDFAPVADVLATRSAVIGSRSFGADPEQASPQVAGAVRGLQAEGVAASVKHFPGHGLSADDSHKELPVVGQSRDVLDRTAFPPFRAGIDAGAMAVMSAHLDVRAIDPGTPATFSHKLLTDVLRGQLGFQGVVITDGMNMAPAMRWSPGEAAVRALNAGNDLILMTPNVSQAYDGLLAALRDGSLPRARLVDAVTRVLTMKFKLADRPTPDMSTLGDAEHGRAAADLAAAAVTMLRGRCDAPVAGPVTVTAAAGRDRARAALSEALTAAGVDVAPSGGRIVHLVGYHDGAADLRDDAAVTVAMDTPYVLADAKSPTLLATYSSSPASMTALAGVLAGKARPTGRSPVPVTGLPATVCGT; encoded by the coding sequence ATGTTCCGTGTGTCGACCACCCCTCGGCGTACCTTCGTCGCGCTCGTCGTACTGACCGCGCTGCTCGTCTCCGGGTGCGCGGGCGAGCCCGACGGGTCCCGCCCCGAACCGATCCCCACCGACCCCGCGGCCCGGGCCGCGGCGCTGGTACGGACCCTCGCCGACGAGGACCTGGTCGGCCAGGTGCTGATGCCGTACGCGTACGGCAGTTCGGCCACCCAGGTCTCGCCCGCGTCGGCCGCCGGCAACCAGGAACTGGCCGGGGTCGACACGCCCGCCGAGATGGTGGCGAGGTACCGCCTCGGCGGGGTGATCCTGGTCGGGTTCAGCGCCGACGACCCCACCGCCGGCAACCAGGTCACCACCAACGTCGACAACCCGGCACAGGTCCGTGAGCTGACCACCGGGCTGCGCGAGGCGGCCGGCAAGCTCGCCGCCGGCCCGGCGCCCTTCCTGATCGGCACCGACCAGGAGCACGGCGTGGTCACCCGGATCGCCGACGGCGTGACCCTGCTGCCCAGTCCGCTGGCCGCCGGCGCGGCCGGCGACCCGGCGCTGACCGAGGCCGCCTGGCGGGCGGCCGGCGCCGAGCTGGCCGCCATGGGGATCAACATGGACTTCGCCCCGGTCGCCGACGTGCTGGCCACCCGCAGCGCGGTGATCGGTTCCCGCTCCTTTGGCGCCGACCCGGAACAGGCCTCGCCCCAGGTGGCCGGCGCGGTCCGGGGGTTGCAGGCCGAGGGGGTGGCGGCCAGCGTCAAGCACTTCCCCGGGCACGGCCTGAGCGCCGACGACTCGCACAAGGAACTGCCGGTCGTCGGCCAGTCCCGCGACGTGCTGGACCGGACCGCGTTCCCGCCGTTCCGCGCCGGGATCGACGCGGGCGCCATGGCGGTCATGTCCGCGCACCTCGACGTCCGGGCGATCGACCCGGGCACCCCGGCCACCTTCTCGCACAAGCTCCTCACCGACGTGCTCCGGGGCCAGCTCGGCTTCCAGGGCGTGGTGATCACCGACGGGATGAACATGGCCCCGGCCATGCGCTGGTCGCCGGGGGAGGCCGCGGTCCGGGCGCTGAACGCCGGCAACGACCTCATCCTGATGACCCCGAACGTGAGCCAGGCGTACGACGGGCTGCTCGCCGCGCTCCGGGACGGGTCGCTGCCCCGGGCCCGGCTGGTCGATGCGGTCACCCGGGTGCTGACCATGAAGTTCAAGCTGGCGGACCGGCCCACCCCCGACATGTCGACGCTGGGCGACGCCGAACACGGCCGGGCCGCCGCCGACCTGGCCGCCGCCGCGGTCACCATGCTGCGCGGCCGGTGCGACGCCCCGGTGGCCGGGCCGGTCACGGTGACCGCCGCCGCCGGGCGGGACCGCGCCCGCGCCGCGCTGAGCGAGGCCCTCACCGCCGCCGGGGTCGACGTCGCGCCGAGTGGTGGCCGGATCGTGCACCTCGTCGGGTACCACGACGGCGCCGCCGACCTGCGGGACGACGCGGCCGTGACGGTGGCGATGGACACCCCGTACGTGCTCGCCGACGCGAAGTCGCCGACCCTGCTGGCCACCTACTCGTCCAGCCCGGCGTCGATGACCGCGCTGGCCGGCGTACTCGCCGGCAAGGCCCGCCCGACCGGCCGCTCCCCGGTCCCGGTGACCGGCCTGCCGGCCACCGTCTGCGGCACCTGA
- a CDS encoding DUF3145 domain-containing protein, translating into MQTRGVVYVHSTPLAVCSHVEWAIARVLAAPVNLHWTAQPVEPGARRAECGWTGRPGTGAELAAALRQWPMIRFEVTEEPSPGVDGERFMYVPGRGLFRATVGAAGDIQLGEDRLRGILASARAPEALAHALDKALGTAWDAELEPYRYAGDGAPVTLLTRVG; encoded by the coding sequence GTGCAAACGCGTGGCGTCGTATACGTCCACTCAACCCCGCTCGCCGTGTGCTCACACGTCGAGTGGGCGATCGCGCGCGTCCTCGCCGCGCCGGTCAACCTGCACTGGACGGCACAGCCCGTCGAGCCCGGCGCGCGCCGGGCCGAGTGCGGGTGGACCGGTCGCCCGGGGACGGGCGCCGAGCTGGCTGCTGCCCTCCGGCAGTGGCCCATGATCCGTTTCGAGGTGACCGAGGAGCCGAGTCCGGGCGTCGACGGCGAGCGGTTCATGTACGTCCCGGGGCGGGGCCTGTTCCGGGCCACCGTCGGCGCGGCCGGCGACATTCAGCTCGGCGAGGACCGGCTGCGCGGCATCCTGGCGTCCGCCCGTGCCCCGGAGGCGCTCGCGCACGCCCTCGACAAGGCGCTCGGCACCGCCTGGGACGCCGAGCTGGAGCCCTACCGGTACGCCGGCGACGGCGCGCCGGTGACGCTGCTCACTCGGGTGGGCTGA
- a CDS encoding HelD family protein codes for MSDQTTLDREIAVEQRHLDRVYARLAELRRSAAEAEREGYRLARVGNFGALVERDAMVFHAAQRRHVLDAEHEGLVFGRLDLRTGQVLHVGRLGVRGENAETLVVDWRAPAAAAFYQATPADPMGVVRRRTIQSSAERVTRIEDDLLDPEAAPPDLAVVGDGALLATLSRATGRGMRDIVATIQREQDEAIRSPGSGVTIVSGGPGTGKTAVALHRAAYLLYSDRARYAGGGILVVGPSGVFVEYIASVLPSLGEETATLHSLGSLFWGMSATRTDPPEVAAVKGSLRMRRVLERAVRDAVPDSPTELRLLYRGELLRLGRAELDAIRDRTLSRGARRNEVRRAGFDAVLAALYKQARGLRIGRLPEQPAFEDEIIDRPEFREFLKAWWPRLHPRHVLGWLARPERLRRYAGGVLAAGEIRLLTEAYRTLDTEGLTIADIALLDELDALLGKPVQRTKPKRDPFQLAGGVRELSTFADRQRAARAAARERPEDYRDYAHVVVDEAQDVSPMQWRMIGRRGRLASWTVVGDPAQTAWTGDPEELTRARDQALGRRRRSRYELTTNYRNSAEIFAVAAAEIRRRYPDLALPTAVRSTGVPPVERTVPVAELPAATVAAADALLAEVEGTVGVITPVPRRDEVAGWLGDLGGGRLQVVTSLQAKGMEYDGVVLVAPSEIRADPGSGVRTLYVALSRATQRLTTLDPVR; via the coding sequence TTGAGCGACCAAACCACCCTGGACCGGGAGATCGCCGTCGAACAGCGACATCTCGACCGGGTGTACGCCCGCCTGGCGGAACTGCGCCGGTCGGCCGCCGAGGCCGAGCGGGAGGGCTACCGGCTGGCCCGGGTCGGCAACTTCGGCGCGCTGGTGGAGCGGGACGCGATGGTGTTCCACGCCGCACAGCGCCGGCACGTGCTGGACGCCGAGCACGAGGGGCTGGTCTTCGGCCGGCTCGACCTGCGTACCGGGCAGGTGCTGCACGTGGGCCGGCTCGGCGTACGCGGGGAGAACGCCGAGACGCTGGTGGTCGACTGGCGGGCGCCGGCCGCCGCCGCCTTCTACCAGGCGACCCCGGCCGACCCGATGGGCGTGGTACGCCGGCGCACCATCCAGTCGTCGGCGGAGCGGGTCACCCGGATCGAGGACGACCTGCTGGACCCGGAGGCGGCGCCGCCGGACCTGGCGGTGGTCGGCGACGGCGCGCTGCTCGCCACGCTGTCCCGGGCCACCGGGCGGGGCATGCGGGACATCGTCGCCACCATCCAACGGGAGCAGGACGAGGCGATCCGCTCGCCCGGTTCGGGGGTCACGATCGTCTCCGGCGGCCCGGGCACCGGCAAGACCGCGGTGGCGCTGCACCGGGCCGCGTACCTGCTCTACTCCGACCGGGCCCGGTACGCCGGCGGCGGCATCCTGGTGGTCGGCCCGTCCGGCGTGTTCGTCGAGTACATCGCCTCGGTGCTGCCCTCGCTCGGCGAGGAGACCGCCACCCTGCACTCGCTCGGCTCGCTCTTCTGGGGCATGTCGGCGACCCGCACCGACCCGCCGGAGGTGGCGGCGGTGAAGGGGTCGCTGCGGATGCGCCGGGTGCTGGAACGCGCGGTCCGGGACGCGGTCCCGGACTCCCCCACCGAGCTGCGCCTGCTCTACCGGGGCGAACTGCTCCGGCTGGGCCGGGCCGAGCTGGACGCGATCCGGGACCGGACGCTGTCCCGTGGCGCGCGCCGCAACGAGGTGCGCCGGGCCGGCTTCGACGCCGTCCTCGCCGCCCTGTACAAGCAGGCCCGTGGGCTGCGGATCGGCCGGTTGCCGGAGCAGCCCGCGTTCGAGGACGAGATCATCGACCGGCCGGAGTTCCGGGAGTTCCTCAAGGCATGGTGGCCACGGCTGCACCCGCGGCACGTGCTCGGCTGGCTGGCCCGCCCCGAGCGGCTGCGCCGGTACGCGGGCGGCGTGCTCGCCGCCGGCGAGATCCGGCTGCTGACCGAGGCGTACCGGACCCTGGACACCGAGGGGCTGACCATCGCGGACATCGCCCTGCTGGACGAGCTGGACGCGCTGCTCGGCAAGCCGGTGCAGCGGACGAAGCCGAAGCGCGACCCGTTCCAGCTCGCCGGGGGCGTCCGCGAGCTGAGCACGTTCGCCGACCGGCAGCGGGCGGCCCGGGCCGCCGCCCGGGAACGCCCGGAGGACTACCGCGACTACGCCCACGTGGTGGTCGACGAGGCGCAGGACGTCTCGCCCATGCAGTGGCGCATGATCGGCCGGCGCGGCCGGCTGGCCTCCTGGACGGTGGTGGGCGACCCGGCGCAGACCGCCTGGACGGGCGACCCGGAGGAGCTGACCCGGGCCCGGGACCAGGCGCTCGGGCGGCGGCGCCGGTCCCGCTACGAGCTGACCACCAACTACCGCAACTCGGCCGAGATCTTCGCGGTGGCGGCGGCGGAGATCCGCCGGCGCTACCCGGACCTGGCGCTGCCGACCGCGGTGCGCTCCACCGGGGTGCCGCCGGTGGAGCGGACCGTGCCCGTCGCCGAGCTGCCCGCCGCGACCGTCGCGGCGGCCGACGCGCTGCTGGCCGAGGTCGAGGGGACGGTCGGCGTGATCACGCCGGTGCCGCGCCGGGACGAGGTCGCCGGCTGGCTGGGCGACCTGGGCGGCGGCCGGCTCCAGGTGGTGACCAGCCTCCAGGCCAAGGGCATGGAGTACGACGGGGTGGTGCTGGTGGCGCCGAGTGAGATCCGGGCCGATCCCGGTTCGGGGGTACGGACGCTCTACGTGGCGCTGTCCCGGGCCACCCAGCGCCTCACCACGCTCGACCCGGTGCGCTGA
- a CDS encoding cation diffusion facilitator family transporter, whose amino-acid sequence MGAGHDHSGTVTNAAHRHQGRLWAAFGLLTALMLVEAVTAFATGSLALLSDAGHMFTDVLGIGMALAAITATRRANTDPQRTFGLYRLEVLAALANAILLGAVAAYVLVEAVRRFGEPPEVLAGPMLAVAVLGLLANIVAFALLRAGAQESINLRGAYLEVLGDLLGSLGVIAAALVIVFTDWWWADPLVAVAIGLFILPRTWRLGRAAVRILVQAAPEHLQVTAVRDRLAAVPGVAEVHDLHVWTLTSGMDVASAHLTVAPDAEVGEVLAAARAALHEDFRIDHATLQIEPGASAGACGPVEW is encoded by the coding sequence GTGGGCGCAGGTCATGACCACAGCGGCACGGTCACCAACGCCGCACACCGCCACCAAGGTCGGCTCTGGGCCGCGTTCGGGCTGCTCACTGCCCTGATGCTGGTCGAGGCGGTGACCGCGTTCGCCACCGGCTCACTGGCCCTGCTCTCGGATGCCGGGCACATGTTCACCGACGTGCTCGGCATCGGCATGGCGCTCGCCGCGATCACCGCCACCCGGCGCGCCAACACCGATCCGCAGCGCACCTTCGGGCTCTACCGGCTGGAGGTGCTGGCCGCGCTCGCCAACGCGATCCTGCTCGGCGCGGTCGCCGCGTACGTGCTCGTCGAGGCGGTACGCCGGTTCGGCGAGCCGCCGGAGGTGCTCGCCGGGCCGATGCTGGCCGTGGCGGTGCTCGGCCTGCTCGCCAACATCGTCGCGTTCGCGCTGCTGCGGGCCGGCGCGCAGGAGAGCATCAACCTGCGCGGGGCGTACCTGGAGGTGCTCGGCGACCTGCTGGGCTCGCTCGGCGTGATCGCCGCCGCGCTGGTCATCGTGTTCACCGACTGGTGGTGGGCCGATCCGCTGGTCGCCGTCGCGATCGGGTTGTTCATCCTGCCCCGGACCTGGCGGCTCGGGCGGGCCGCGGTCCGCATCCTGGTGCAGGCCGCCCCGGAACACCTCCAGGTCACCGCGGTACGCGACCGGCTGGCCGCGGTGCCCGGCGTCGCCGAGGTGCACGACCTGCACGTCTGGACGCTCACCTCCGGGATGGACGTGGCGTCGGCGCACCTGACCGTGGCTCCCGACGCGGAGGTGGGCGAGGTGCTGGCCGCGGCACGGGCCGCCCTGCACGAGGACTTCCGGATCGATCACGCCACGTTGCAGATCGAACCCGGAGCGTCGGCCGGAGCGTGCGGCCCGGTCGAGTGGTAA
- a CDS encoding coiled-coil domain-containing protein: MPPARRTAARLAALLVAALALGIATAPVSPASATAPTGLLAAAPGDDEGGTPALRAQLDAASKGWLEARAALNQSVKRQQQLAAQLKTINEELGVRDAKVGEIAGVAYRSGRLGTAAALLDSSSPQGFMDRAATLQQVAAHEDRALRDLIDTRDQATRTQAALNGEIQEQRRQVAVMAKRKEQAERALEVANRRAAASTTANGGSVQGTSRANATPAPRNADGSWPAESCSVNDPTPANGCITPRMLHALQQAKAAGFTRYVSCYRPSGSGEHPKGRACDFAAQKDGFGGVATGGDKTYGNNLAAYFIRNADPLAVLYVIWYKQIWLPSSGWKAYSGGNGDPSSDHTNHVHLSVY, from the coding sequence ATGCCACCTGCACGACGGACGGCCGCCCGGTTGGCGGCCCTGCTCGTCGCGGCGCTCGCCCTCGGCATCGCGACCGCGCCGGTCTCCCCCGCCTCGGCGACCGCCCCGACCGGCCTGCTCGCCGCCGCGCCCGGCGACGACGAGGGCGGCACCCCGGCGCTGCGCGCCCAGCTCGACGCGGCCAGCAAGGGCTGGCTGGAGGCGCGGGCGGCGTTGAACCAGTCGGTGAAGCGGCAGCAGCAGCTCGCCGCCCAGCTCAAGACGATCAACGAGGAGCTGGGCGTACGCGACGCCAAGGTCGGCGAGATCGCCGGGGTCGCGTACCGGAGCGGACGGCTCGGCACCGCCGCGGCGCTGCTCGACAGCAGCAGCCCGCAGGGCTTCATGGACCGGGCCGCCACCCTGCAACAGGTCGCCGCGCACGAGGACCGCGCACTGCGCGACCTGATCGACACCCGGGACCAGGCAACCCGTACCCAGGCGGCGCTGAACGGCGAGATCCAGGAGCAGCGCCGGCAGGTCGCGGTGATGGCCAAGCGCAAGGAACAGGCCGAACGCGCGCTGGAGGTGGCCAACAGGCGGGCCGCCGCCAGCACCACCGCCAACGGCGGCAGCGTGCAGGGCACGTCCCGCGCCAACGCCACCCCGGCCCCGCGCAACGCCGACGGCTCCTGGCCCGCGGAGTCGTGCAGCGTCAACGACCCGACCCCGGCCAACGGCTGCATCACCCCGCGCATGCTGCACGCGCTCCAGCAGGCCAAGGCGGCCGGGTTCACCCGGTACGTCTCCTGCTACCGGCCCAGTGGCTCCGGCGAACACCCGAAGGGCCGGGCCTGCGACTTCGCCGCGCAGAAGGACGGCTTCGGCGGGGTGGCCACCGGCGGCGACAAGACGTACGGCAACAACCTGGCCGCGTACTTCATCCGCAACGCCGACCCGCTCGCCGTGCTCTACGTGATCTGGTACAAGCAGATCTGGCTGCCCAGCAGCGGGTGGAAGGCGTACAGCGGCGGCAACGGCGACCCGTCCAGCGACCACACCAACCACGTGCACCTGTCGGTGTACTGA
- a CDS encoding SRPBCC family protein, whose translation MLSSDSFSYTVQARCTRADAVALLSDLTRQGELHPLIVRVRQLPPRPGALASYAITDRLELGPLHFPVTYQADVLVATEDEVVTVARQQPATTVRNHTRLRDEPGGVVRIDVEITLSAPAPLFGYAFRQARAAHLGLASRLGATLEEQAG comes from the coding sequence GTGCTCAGCAGCGACAGTTTTAGCTACACCGTGCAGGCCCGCTGCACCCGGGCGGACGCGGTGGCCCTGCTCAGTGACCTGACCCGCCAGGGCGAGCTGCACCCGCTGATCGTCCGGGTCCGCCAGTTGCCGCCCCGACCCGGCGCGCTGGCCAGCTACGCGATCACCGACCGGCTGGAGCTGGGGCCGCTGCACTTTCCGGTCACCTACCAGGCGGACGTGCTGGTCGCCACCGAGGACGAGGTGGTGACGGTGGCCCGCCAGCAGCCCGCCACCACGGTGCGTAACCACACCCGGCTGCGGGACGAGCCGGGCGGCGTGGTGCGCATCGACGTCGAGATCACCCTCTCCGCCCCGGCGCCGCTGTTCGGGTACGCCTTCCGGCAGGCCCGGGCGGCCCACCTCGGCCTCGCCAGCCGGCTCGGCGCCACCCTGGAGGAACAGGCGGGCTGA
- a CDS encoding STAS domain-containing protein, translating to MSLSIVQSVLPGGVIQIAPRGEIDVDTAYEVREAIAEVLAKGRPSRIELNMRLVTFIDSVGISAMVAGFQTAEVSGVKLVVTEPSRFVHRQLWVTGLLGLFGAPEPYFADSTPQVLPGA from the coding sequence GTGAGCCTGTCGATCGTGCAGTCGGTGTTGCCGGGTGGTGTCATCCAGATCGCGCCGCGAGGCGAGATCGATGTCGACACCGCGTACGAGGTGCGGGAAGCGATCGCCGAGGTGCTCGCGAAGGGCCGTCCGTCCCGGATCGAGCTGAACATGCGGCTGGTCACCTTCATCGACTCCGTCGGCATCAGCGCGATGGTTGCCGGTTTCCAGACCGCCGAGGTCAGCGGTGTGAAGCTGGTGGTCACCGAGCCGAGCCGGTTCGTGCACCGTCAGCTCTGGGTCACCGGACTGCTGGGCCTCTTCGGCGCACCCGAGCCGTACTTCGCCGACAGCACCCCTCAGGTGCTGCCCGGCGCCTGA
- a CDS encoding cellulose-binding domain-containing protein yields the protein MRRSLAGAVAAALAATAAAVVVQFAATPATPAAAAAADPYSWKNVRIDGGGFVPGIVFNQTEKNLVYARTDIGGAYRWEQSTQSWTPLLDWVGADKWGWNGVVSLATDPVQTNRVYAAVGMYTNSWDPNNGAILRSTDKGATWQATALPFKNGGNMPGRGMGERLAVDPNKNSVIYYGAEGGNGLWRSTDYGVTWAKVANFPNVGNYRADPNDSTGYQSQNQGLTWVSFDKSTGTSGNATQTIYVGVADKQNPVYRTTNGGTTWERIAGQPTGYLAHKGVVDPAGGYLYIATSDTGGPYDGGKGDVWKFNRATGAWTQISPIPSSSSDAYFGYSGLTIDRQKPNTLMVATQVSWWPDAIFWRSTDGGATWTRIWDWSSYPNRTKKYTMDISSVPWLTFGANPQPPEETPKLGWMNESLEIDPFDSNRMMYGTGATIYGSTDLTKWDTGGQFTVKPMVKGLEETAVLDLISPPSGAPLVSGLGDIGGFRHTDLNTVPAMMFTQPVFTSTTSLDYAETKPAVMVRAGNFTASDRPNDRHVAFSTDGGANWFQGSEPGGINNGGTVAASADGSQFVWAPGDAGKQVVRSVGFGNSWTAATGIPANAIIESDRVNSNKFYGFSGGKFYVSTNGGASFTASAATGLPTTGVKFKALFGVEGDVWLAGEGGLWHSTNSGTSFTKVTGVSTSINVGFGKAAPGQTYPALFVIGTVDGQHGVYRSDNSGGSWVRINDDQHQYGNAGEALTGDPRVYGRVYLGTNGRGILVADRLGGTPPPTTAPPTTAPPTTPPPTTAPPTTAPPTTAPPTTAPPTTAPPTSTPPPAGGCTATYQVTNSWAGGFQGEVTVRNNGSPTSAWSVAWNFANGQQITQLWGGTYTQNGSLVVVKDAGYNGALGTGATTSFGFLASWTGTNSVPSLSCTATVAR from the coding sequence ATGCGCAGAAGTCTCGCCGGCGCGGTAGCCGCCGCGCTGGCCGCCACCGCGGCGGCCGTCGTCGTACAGTTCGCCGCCACCCCCGCCACCCCGGCCGCCGCCGCGGCGGCCGACCCGTACAGCTGGAAGAACGTCCGGATCGACGGTGGCGGCTTCGTCCCGGGCATCGTCTTCAACCAGACCGAGAAGAACCTGGTCTACGCGCGCACCGACATCGGCGGGGCGTACCGCTGGGAGCAGTCGACCCAGTCCTGGACGCCGCTGCTGGACTGGGTCGGCGCCGACAAGTGGGGCTGGAACGGCGTGGTCAGCCTCGCCACCGACCCGGTGCAGACCAACCGGGTGTACGCCGCCGTCGGCATGTACACCAACAGTTGGGACCCGAACAACGGCGCGATCCTGCGCTCGACCGACAAGGGCGCCACCTGGCAGGCCACCGCGCTGCCGTTCAAGAACGGTGGCAACATGCCCGGCCGGGGCATGGGGGAGCGGCTGGCCGTCGACCCCAACAAGAACAGCGTCATCTACTACGGCGCCGAGGGCGGCAACGGCCTGTGGCGCAGCACCGACTACGGGGTGACCTGGGCCAAGGTGGCCAACTTCCCGAACGTCGGCAACTACCGGGCCGACCCCAACGACAGCACCGGCTACCAGAGCCAGAACCAGGGCCTGACCTGGGTCAGCTTCGACAAGAGCACCGGTACGTCCGGCAACGCCACGCAGACCATCTACGTCGGCGTGGCGGACAAGCAGAACCCGGTCTACCGCACCACCAACGGCGGCACCACCTGGGAGCGGATCGCCGGCCAGCCCACCGGCTACCTGGCCCACAAGGGTGTGGTCGACCCGGCCGGCGGCTACCTCTACATCGCCACCAGCGACACCGGCGGCCCGTACGACGGCGGCAAGGGTGACGTGTGGAAGTTCAACCGGGCCACCGGCGCCTGGACGCAGATCAGCCCGATCCCGTCGTCCAGCAGCGACGCGTACTTCGGCTACTCCGGCCTGACCATCGACCGGCAGAAGCCGAACACCCTCATGGTGGCCACCCAGGTCTCCTGGTGGCCGGACGCGATCTTCTGGCGTAGCACCGACGGCGGCGCGACCTGGACCCGGATCTGGGACTGGTCCAGCTACCCGAACCGCACCAAGAAGTACACCATGGACATCAGCTCGGTGCCGTGGCTGACCTTCGGCGCCAACCCGCAACCGCCGGAGGAGACCCCGAAGCTGGGCTGGATGAACGAGTCGCTGGAGATCGACCCGTTCGACAGCAACCGGATGATGTACGGCACCGGCGCGACCATCTACGGCAGCACCGACCTGACCAAGTGGGACACCGGTGGGCAGTTCACGGTCAAGCCGATGGTCAAGGGCCTGGAGGAGACCGCCGTACTCGACCTGATCAGCCCGCCCTCGGGCGCCCCGCTGGTCAGCGGGCTGGGCGACATCGGCGGCTTCCGGCACACCGACCTGAACACGGTGCCGGCCATGATGTTCACCCAGCCGGTCTTCACCAGCACCACCAGCCTGGACTACGCCGAGACCAAGCCGGCGGTGATGGTCCGGGCGGGCAACTTCACCGCCTCGGACCGGCCGAACGACCGGCACGTCGCGTTCTCCACCGACGGCGGCGCGAACTGGTTCCAGGGCAGCGAGCCGGGCGGGATCAACAACGGCGGCACGGTGGCGGCGTCCGCCGACGGCAGCCAGTTCGTGTGGGCGCCGGGCGACGCCGGCAAGCAGGTGGTCCGCTCGGTCGGCTTCGGCAACTCGTGGACCGCGGCGACCGGCATCCCGGCCAACGCGATCATCGAGTCCGACCGGGTCAACTCGAACAAGTTCTACGGGTTCAGCGGCGGGAAGTTCTACGTCAGCACCAACGGCGGGGCCAGCTTCACCGCCAGCGCCGCCACCGGCCTGCCGACCACCGGCGTGAAGTTCAAGGCGCTGTTCGGCGTGGAGGGCGACGTCTGGCTGGCCGGCGAGGGCGGCCTCTGGCACTCCACCAACTCGGGGACCAGCTTCACCAAGGTCACCGGCGTTAGCACCTCGATCAACGTCGGCTTCGGCAAGGCGGCGCCCGGGCAGACGTACCCGGCGCTCTTCGTCATCGGCACGGTCGACGGCCAGCACGGCGTCTACCGTTCCGACAACTCCGGCGGCAGCTGGGTGCGGATCAACGACGACCAGCACCAGTACGGCAACGCCGGCGAGGCGCTGACCGGGGACCCGCGCGTCTACGGCCGGGTCTACCTCGGCACCAACGGTCGGGGCATCCTGGTGGCGGACCGGCTCGGCGGCACGCCGCCGCCGACGACCGCGCCGCCGACCACCGCGCCGCCGACCACCCCGCCGCCCACGACCGCGCCGCCCACGACCGCGCCGCCCACGACTGCGCCACCCACGACTGCGCCACCCACCACCGCGCCGCCGACGAGCACGCCGCCGCCGGCCGGCGGCTGCACGGCGACCTACCAGGTGACCAACTCGTGGGCGGGCGGCTTCCAGGGCGAGGTGACGGTCCGCAACAACGGGTCGCCGACCAGCGCCTGGTCGGTGGCCTGGAACTTCGCCAACGGGCAGCAGATCACCCAGCTCTGGGGTGGGACGTACACCCAGAACGGCAGTCTCGTGGTGGTCAAGGACGCCGGCTACAACGGGGCCCTCGGTACGGGGGCCACCACCAGCTTCGGCTTCCTCGCCAGCTGGACGGGTACCAACTCGGTGCCGTCGTTGAGCTGCACCGCGACCGTCGCCCGCTGA